A portion of the Sorghum bicolor chloroplast, complete genome genome contains these proteins:
- the atpI gene encoding ATP synthase CF0 A subunit (ATP synthase CF0 A chain) gives MNITPCSIKTLKGLYDISGVEVGQHFYWQIGGFQIHAQVLITSWFVITILLGSVIIAVRNPQTIPTDGQNFFEYVLEFIRDLSKTQIGEEYGPWVPFIGTMFLFIFVSNWSGALLPWKIIELPHGELAAPTNDINTTVALALLTSAAYFYAGLSKKGLSYFEKYIKPTPILLPINILEDFTKPLSLSFRLFGNILADELVVVVLVSLVPLVVPIPVMFLGLFTSGIQALIFATLAAAYIGESMEGHH, from the coding sequence ATGAATATTACACCATGTTCCATTAAAACACTCAAGGGGTTATATGATATATCGGGTGTAGAAGTAGGCCAACACTTCTATTGGCAAATAGGGGGTTTCCAAATTCATGCCCAAGTACTCATCACTTCTTGGTTCGTAATTACTATTTTGCTAGGTTCAGTTATCATAGCTGTTCGGAATCCACAAACCATCCCGACCGATGGTCAGAATTTCTTCGAATATGTCCTTGAGTTTATTCGAGACTTGAGCAAAACTCAGATTGGAGAAGAATATGGTCCCTGGGTTCCCTTTATTGGAACTATGTTCCTTTTTATTTTTGTTTCGAATTGGTCAGGCGCTCTTTTACCTTGGAAAATTATAGAGTTACCCCATGGGGAATTAGCAGCGCCCACGAATGATATAAATACTACTGTTGCTTTAGCTTTACTAACATCAGCGGCATATTTTTATGCGGGTCTTAGCAAAAAAGGATTGAGTTATTTCGAAAAATATATTAAACCAACCCCAATCCTTTTACCTATTAACATCCTAGAAGATTTCACAAAACCGTTATCACTTAGTTTTCGACTTTTCGGAAATATATTGGCGGATGAATTAGTCGTTGTTGTTCTTGTTTCTTTAGTCCCCTTAGTAGTCCCTATACCGGTCATGTTTCTTGGATTATTTACAAGCGGTATTCAAGCTCTTATTTTTGCAACGTTAGCCGCAGCCTATATAGGTGAATCCATGGAAGGTCATCATTGA
- the atpA gene encoding ATP synthase CF1 alpha subunit (ATPase alpha subunit), which translates to MATLRVDEINKILRERIEQYNRKVGIENIGRVVQVGDGIARIIGLGEIMSGELVEFAEGTRGIALNLESKNVGIVLMGDGLMIQEGSFVKATGRIAQIPVSEAYLGRVINALAKPIDGRGEIVASESRLIESPAPGIISRRSVYEPLQTGLIAIDSMIPIGRGQRELIIGDRQTGKTAVATDTILNQKGQDVICVYVAIGQRASSVAQVVTTFHEEGAMEYTIVVAEMADSPATLQYLAPYTGAALAEYFMYRERHTLIIYDDLSKQAQAYRQMSLLLRRPPGREAYPGDVFYLHSRLLERAAKLNSLLGEGSMTALPIVETQSGDVSAYIPTNVISITDGQIFLSADLFNAGIRPAINVGISVSRVGSAAQIKAMKQVAGKSKLELAQFAELQAFAQFASALDKTSQNQLARGRRLRELLKQSQSNPLPVEEQVATIYTGTRGYLDSLEIEQVKKFLDELRKHLKDTKPQFQEIISSSKTFTEQAETLLKEAIQEQLERFSLQEQT; encoded by the coding sequence ATGGCAACCCTTCGAGTCGACGAAATTAATAAAATTCTCCGCGAACGTATTGAACAATATAATAGGAAAGTAGGGATTGAGAATATCGGTCGCGTAGTGCAAGTGGGGGATGGGATTGCTCGTATTATAGGTCTTGGTGAAATAATGTCAGGTGAATTAGTCGAATTTGCAGAAGGGACGAGAGGTATTGCTCTGAATTTGGAATCCAAAAATGTTGGGATTGTATTAATGGGCGATGGGTTGATGATACAAGAGGGAAGTTTTGTAAAAGCAACAGGAAGAATTGCTCAGATACCCGTGAGCGAGGCTTACTTGGGTCGTGTTATAAATGCTCTCGCTAAACCTATTGATGGGAGAGGCGAAATTGTCGCTTCAGAATCTCGCTTAATTGAATCTCCTGCTCCGGGTATAATTTCTAGGCGTTCCGTATATGAACCCCTTCAAACAGGGCTTATTGCTATCGATTCGATGATCCCCATAGGGCGCGGTCAGCGAGAGTTAATTATTGGGGACAGACAGACTGGCAAAACAGCAGTAGCCACAGATACAATTCTCAATCAAAAAGGGCAAGATGTAATATGTGTTTATGTAGCTATCGGTCAAAGAGCATCCTCCGTGGCTCAAGTAGTAACAACTTTCCACGAAGAGGGGGCCATGGAATACACTATTGTAGTAGCTGAAATGGCGGATTCACCCGCTACATTACAATATCTCGCTCCTTATACGGGAGCAGCCCTGGCTGAATATTTTATGTACCGCGAACGGCATACTTTAATAATTTATGATGATCTCTCCAAACAGGCACAAGCTTATCGCCAAATGTCCCTTCTATTAAGAAGACCTCCCGGCCGCGAAGCTTATCCAGGGGATGTTTTTTATTTGCATTCACGCCTTTTAGAAAGAGCCGCTAAATTAAATTCTCTTTTAGGCGAAGGGAGTATGACCGCTTTACCAATAGTGGAGACTCAATCTGGAGACGTTTCCGCCTATATTCCTACTAATGTAATCTCAATTACAGATGGACAAATATTCTTATCCGCGGATCTATTCAATGCCGGAATTCGACCTGCTATTAATGTGGGTATTTCAGTTTCCAGAGTGGGATCCGCAGCTCAAATTAAAGCCATGAAACAAGTAGCTGGCAAATCAAAATTGGAACTAGCTCAATTCGCAGAATTACAAGCCTTTGCACAATTCGCCTCTGCTCTGGATAAAACAAGTCAGAATCAATTGGCAAGGGGTCGACGATTACGGGAATTGCTTAAACAATCCCAATCAAACCCTCTCCCAGTGGAAGAGCAGGTAGCTACTATTTATACCGGAACGAGAGGATATCTTGATTCGTTAGAAATTGAACAGGTAAAGAAATTTCTGGATGAGTTACGTAAACACCTAAAAGATACTAAACCTCAATTCCAAGAAATTATATCTTCTAGTAAGACATTCACCGAGCAAGCAGAAACCCTTTTGAAGGAAGCTATTCAGGAACAGCTTGAACGGTTTTCCCTTCAGGAACAAACATAA
- the atpF gene encoding ATP synthase CF0 B subunit, which translates to MKNVTHSFVFLAHWPFAGSFGLNTDILATNLINLTVVVGVLIFFGKGVLKDLLDNRKQRILSTIRNSEELRRGTLEQLEKARIRLQKVELEADEYRMNGYSEIEREKENLINATSISLEQLEKSKNETLFYEKQRAMNQVRQRVFQQAVQGALGTLNSCLNTELHFRTIRANIGILGAIEWKR; encoded by the exons ATGAAAAATGTAACCCATTCTTTCGTTTTTTTAGCTCACTGGCCATTCGCTGGGAGTTTCGGGCTTAATACCGATATTTTAGCAACAAATCTAATAAATCTAACTGTAGTGGTTGGTGTATTGATTTTTTTTGGAAAGGGAGTG TTAAAAGATTTATTAGATAATCGAAAACAGAGGATCTTAAGTACTATTCGAAATTCGGAAGAATTGCGTAGAGGGACCCTTGAACAACTCGAAAAAGCTCGTATTCGATTACAGAAAGTCGAACTAGAAGCAGATGAGTATCGAATGAATGGATACTCTGAAATAGAACGAGAAAAAGAAAATTTGATTAATGCTACTTCTATTAGTTTGGAACAATTAGAAAAGTCTAAAAACGAAACCCTTTTTTATGAAAAACAAAGGGCGATGAATCAGGTCCGACAACGGGTTTTCCAACAAGCTGTACAAGGAGCTCTAGGAACTCTGAATAGTTGTTTGAATACCGAGTTACATTTCCGTACGATTCGTGCTAATATTGGCATTCTCGGGGCCATAGAATGGAAGAGATAA
- the rpoC2 gene encoding RNA polymerase beta'' subunit (one of four subunits of the minimal PEP RNA polymerase catalytic core) translates to MAERANLVFHNKEIDGTAMKRLISRLIDHFGMGYTSHILDQIKTLGFHQATTTSISLGIEDLLTIPSKGWLVQDAEQQSFLLEKHYYYGAVHAVEKLRQSVEIWYATSEYLKQEMNSNFRITDPSNPVYLMSFSGARGNASQVHQLVGMRGLMADPQGQMIDLPIQSNLREGLSLTEYIISCYGARKGVVDTAVRTADAGYLTRRLVEVVQHIIVRRRDCGTIQGISVSPQNGMTEKLFVQTLIGRVLADDIYIGSRCIASRNQDIGIGLVNRFITAFRAQPFRAQPIYIRTPFTCRSTSWICQLCYGRSPTHGDLVELGEAVGIIAGQSIGEPGTQLTLRTFHTGGVFTGGTADLIRSPSNGKIQFNEDLVHPTRTRHGQPAFLCYIDLHVTIQSQDILHSVNIPLKSLILVQNDQYVESEQVIAEIRAGTSTLHFKEKVQKHIYSESDGEMHWSTDVYHAPEYQYGNLRRLPKTSHLWILSVSMCRSSIASFSLHKDQDQMNTYSFSVDGRYIFDFSMANDQVSHRLLDTFGKKDREILDYLTPDRIVSNGHWNCFYPSILQDNSDLLAKKRRNRFAVPLQYHQEQEKERISCLGISMEIPFMGVLRRNTIFAYFDDPRYRKDKRGSGIVKFRYRTLEEEYRTREEEYRTREEDSEDEYESPENKYRTREGEGEYEILEDEYRTLEDEYETLEDEYGILEDEYRTLEKDSEEEYGSLENKYRTREGEGEYEILEEDSEEEYGSSEDGSEKEYGTLEEDSEEDSEEDSEDEYGSPEEDSILKKEGFIEHRGTKEFSLKYQKEVDRFFFILQELHILPRSSSLKVLDNSIIGVDTQLTKNTRSRLGGLVRVKRKKSHTELKIFSGDIHFPEEADKILGGSLIPPEREKKDSKESKKRKNWVYVQRKKILKSKEKYFVSVRPAVSYEMDEGRNLATLFPQDLLQEEDNLQLRLVNFISHENSKLTQRIYHTNSQFVRTCLVVNWEQEVKEGARASLVEVRTNDLIRDFLRIELVKSTISYTRRRYDRTSVGLIPNNRLDRNNTNSFYSKAKIQSLSQHQEVIGTLLNRNKEYPSLMILLASNCSRIGLFKNSKYPNAVKESNPRIPIRDVFGLLGVIVPSISNFSSSYYLLTHNQILLKKYLFLDNLKQTFQVLQGLKYSLIDENQRISNFGSNIMLEPFHLNWHFLHHDSWEETLAIIHLGQFICENLCLFKSHIKKSGQIFIVNMDSFVLRAAKPYLATIGATVHGHYGKILYKGDRLVTFIYEKSRSSDITQGLPKVEQIFEARSIDSLSPNLERRIEDWNERIPRILGVPWGFLIGAELTIAQSRISLVNKIQKVYRSQGVQIHNRHIEIIIRQVTSKVRVSEDGMSNVFLPGELIGLLRAERAGRALDESIYYRAILLGITRASLNTQSFISEASFQETARVLAKAALRGRIDWLKGLKENVVLGGIIPVGTGFQKFVHRSPQDKNLYFEIKKKNLFASEMRDILFLHTELVSSDSDVTNNFYETSETPFTPIYTI, encoded by the coding sequence ATGGCAGAACGGGCCAACCTGGTCTTTCATAATAAAGAGATAGACGGAACTGCTATGAAACGGCTTATTAGCAGATTAATAGATCATTTCGGAATGGGATATACCTCCCATATACTGGATCAAATAAAGACTCTGGGCTTCCATCAAGCCACTACTACATCGATTTCTTTAGGAATCGAGGATCTTTTAACAATACCCTCTAAAGGATGGTTAGTCCAAGACGCGGAACAACAGAGTTTTCTTTTGGAGAAACACTATTATTATGGAGCTGTACACGCGGTAGAAAAATTACGCCAATCCGTTGAGATATGGTATGCTACAAGTGAATATTTGAAACAAGAAATGAATTCGAATTTTCGAATAACGGATCCTTCTAATCCAGTCTATCTAATGTCTTTTTCAGGAGCCAGAGGAAATGCATCTCAGGTACACCAATTAGTAGGTATGAGAGGGTTAATGGCGGATCCTCAAGGACAAATGATTGATTTACCTATTCAAAGCAATTTACGCGAGGGACTTTCTTTGACAGAATATATAATTTCCTGCTACGGAGCCCGAAAAGGGGTTGTAGATACTGCTGTACGAACAGCGGATGCTGGCTATCTTACACGTAGACTTGTTGAAGTAGTTCAACATATTATTGTGCGTAGAAGAGATTGTGGTACTATCCAAGGTATTTCTGTGAGTCCTCAAAATGGGATGACGGAAAAACTTTTTGTCCAAACACTAATTGGTCGTGTATTAGCAGACGATATATATATTGGTTCACGATGCATTGCTTCTCGAAATCAAGATATTGGAATTGGATTAGTCAATCGATTCATAACTGCCTTTCGAGCACAACCGTTTCGAGCACAACCAATATATATTAGAACCCCCTTTACTTGCCGGAGCACATCTTGGATCTGTCAATTATGTTATGGGCGGAGTCCCACTCATGGGGATCTGGTCGAATTGGGGGAAGCTGTAGGTATTATTGCGGGTCAATCAATTGGGGAGCCAGGGACTCAACTAACATTAAGAACTTTTCATACTGGTGGAGTATTCACAGGGGGTACTGCCGACCTTATACGATCCCCCTCGAATGGAAAAATCCAATTCAATGAGGATTTGGTTCACCCCACACGTACCCGTCATGGGCAGCCTGCTTTTCTATGCTATATAGACTTGCATGTAACTATTCAGAGTCAGGATATTCTACATAGTGTGAATATTCCGTTAAAAAGCTTGATTCTAGTGCAAAATGATCAATATGTAGAATCTGAACAAGTAATTGCGGAGATTCGTGCCGGAACGTCCACTTTGCATTTTAAAGAAAAGGTACAAAAGCATATTTATTCCGAATCAGACGGGGAAATGCACTGGAGTACTGATGTTTACCATGCGCCCGAATATCAATATGGTAATCTTCGTCGATTACCAAAAACAAGCCATTTATGGATATTGTCAGTAAGTATGTGCAGATCCAGTATAGCATCTTTTTCACTGCACAAGGATCAAGATCAAATGAATACTTATTCTTTTTCTGTTGATGGAAGATATATCTTTGACTTCTCAATGGCTAATGATCAAGTAAGCCATAGACTGTTGGATACTTTTGGTAAAAAAGATAGGGAAATTCTTGATTATTTAACGCCAGATCGAATCGTGTCCAACGGTCATTGGAATTGTTTCTATCCTTCTATTCTTCAAGATAATTCGGATTTGTTGGCGAAAAAGCGAAGAAATAGGTTTGCCGTTCCATTACAATATCATCAAGAACAAGAAAAAGAGCGAATATCCTGTTTGGGTATTTCAATGGAAATACCCTTTATGGGTGTTTTACGTAGAAATACTATTTTTGCTTATTTTGACGATCCACGATACAGAAAAGATAAAAGGGGTTCAGGAATTGTTAAATTTAGATATAGGACCCTAGAGGAAGAATATCGGACCCGAGAGGAAGAGTATAGGACTCGAGAGGAAGACTCAGAAGACGAATATGAGAGCCCAGAGAACAAATATAGGACCCGAGAGGGAGAGGGCGAATATGAAATCCTAGAAGACGAATATAGGACTCTAGAGGACGAATATGAAACCCTAGAAGATGAGTATGGGATCCTAGAGGACGAATATAGGACTCTAGAGAAAGACTCAGAGGAAGAATATGGGAGCCTAGAGAACAAATATAGGACCCGAGAGGGAGAGGGCGAATATGAAATCCTAGAGGAAGACTCAGAAGAAGAATATGGGAGCTCTGAAGATGGCTCAGAGAAGGAATATGGGACTTTAGAAGAAGACTCAGAGGAAGACTCAGAGGAAGACTCAGAAGACGAATATGGGAGCCCGGAGGAAGATTCTATCTTAAAAAAAGAGGGTTTTATTGAGCATCGAGGAACAAAAGAATTTAGTCTAAAATACCAAAAAGAAGTAGATCGGTTTTTTTTCATTCTTCAAGAACTGCATATCTTGCCGAGATCCTCATCCCTAAAGGTACTTGACAATAGTATTATTGGAGTCGATACACAACTCACAAAAAATACAAGAAGTCGACTAGGTGGATTGGTCCGAGTGAAGAGAAAAAAAAGCCATACAGAACTCAAAATCTTTTCCGGAGATATTCATTTTCCTGAAGAGGCGGATAAGATATTAGGTGGCAGTTTGATACCCCCAGAAAGAGAAAAAAAAGATTCTAAGGAATCAAAAAAAAGGAAAAATTGGGTTTATGTTCAACGGAAAAAAATTCTCAAAAGCAAGGAAAAGTATTTTGTTTCGGTTCGACCTGCAGTCTCATATGAAATGGACGAAGGGAGAAATTTAGCAACACTTTTCCCGCAGGATCTCCTGCAAGAAGAGGATAATCTCCAACTTCGACTTGTCAATTTTATTTCTCATGAAAATAGCAAGTTAACTCAAAGAATTTATCACACGAATAGTCAATTCGTTCGAACTTGCTTAGTAGTGAATTGGGAACAAGAAGTAAAAGAGGGGGCTCGTGCTTCTCTTGTTGAGGTAAGAACAAACGATCTAATTCGCGATTTCCTAAGAATTGAGTTAGTCAAGTCTACTATTTCGTATACACGAAGAAGGTATGATAGGACAAGTGTAGGACTGATTCCCAATAATAGGTTAGATCGCAACAATACCAATTCCTTTTATTCCAAGGCGAAGATTCAATCACTTAGCCAACATCAAGAAGTTATTGGCACCTTGTTGAATCGAAATAAAGAATATCCATCTTTGATGATTTTGTTGGCATCCAACTGTTCTCGAATTGGTTTATTCAAGAATTCGAAATATCCCAATGCGGTAAAAGAATCGAATCCTAGAATTCCTATTCGAGATGTTTTTGGGCTCTTAGGCGTTATTGTACCTAGTATATCGAATTTTTCTTCATCTTACTATTTATTAACGCATAATCAGATCTTGTTAAAAAAATACTTGTTCCTTGACAATTTGAAACAAACCTTCCAAGTACTTCAAGGACTTAAATACTCTTTAATAGACGAAAATCAAAGGATTTCGAATTTTGGCAGTAACATCATGTTGGAGCCATTCCATTTGAATTGGCACTTTCTCCATCATGACTCATGGGAAGAGACATTGGCAATAATTCACCTTGGACAATTTATTTGTGAAAATTTATGTCTATTTAAATCACACATAAAAAAATCTGGTCAAATTTTCATTGTTAATATGGACTCCTTTGTTCTAAGAGCAGCTAAGCCTTATTTGGCCACTATAGGAGCAACTGTTCATGGTCATTATGGAAAAATCCTTTACAAAGGAGATAGGTTAGTTACGTTTATATATGAAAAATCGAGATCCAGTGATATAACGCAAGGTCTTCCAAAAGTAGAACAAATCTTCGAAGCGCGTTCAATTGATTCACTATCGCCGAATCTCGAAAGGAGAATTGAGGATTGGAATGAACGTATACCAAGAATTCTTGGGGTTCCCTGGGGATTCTTGATTGGAGCTGAGCTAACCATAGCCCAAAGTCGTATCTCTTTGGTTAATAAGATCCAAAAGGTTTATCGATCCCAAGGGGTACAGATCCATAATAGACATATAGAGATTATTATACGCCAAGTAACATCAAAAGTAAGGGTTTCCGAAGATGGAATGTCTAATGTTTTTTTACCTGGGGAATTAATAGGACTATTGCGAGCGGAACGAGCAGGGCGGGCTTTAGATGAATCGATCTATTATCGGGCAATCTTATTGGGAATAACAAGGGCTTCCCTGAATACCCAAAGTTTCATATCTGAAGCAAGTTTTCAAGAAACTGCTCGAGTTTTAGCAAAAGCTGCCCTACGAGGTCGTATTGATTGGTTGAAAGGCCTGAAAGAAAACGTAGTTCTGGGGGGGATTATACCTGTTGGTACCGGATTCCAAAAATTTGTGCATCGTTCCCCACAAGACAAGAACCTTTATTTCGAAATTAAAAAAAAAAATCTATTCGCGTCGGAAATGAGAGATATTTTGTTTCTCCATACAGAATTAGTTTCTTCTGATTCTGACGTAACAAACAATTTCTATGAAACATCAGAGACCCCGTTTACCCCTATTTATACGATTTAA
- the rps2 gene encoding ribosomal protein S2: MTRRYWNINLKEMIEAGVHFGHGIKKWNPKMAPYISAKRKGTHITNLARTARFLSEACDLVFDAASQGKSFLIVGTKKRAADLVASAAIRSRCHYVNKKWFSGMLTNWSITKTRLSQFRDLRAEEKMGKFHHLPKRDAAILKRKLSTLQRYLGGIKYMTRLPDIVIVLDQQKEYIALRECAILGIPTISLVDTNCDPDLANISIPANDDTMTSIRLILNKLVFAISEGRSLYIRNR; this comes from the coding sequence ATGACAAGAAGATATTGGAACATCAATTTGAAAGAGATGATAGAAGCGGGAGTTCATTTTGGTCATGGTATTAAGAAATGGAATCCCAAAATGGCCCCTTACATCTCGGCAAAGCGTAAAGGTACTCATATTACAAATCTTGCTAGAACAGCTCGTTTTTTATCAGAAGCTTGTGATTTAGTTTTTGATGCAGCAAGTCAGGGAAAAAGCTTCTTAATTGTTGGTACCAAAAAAAGAGCAGCGGATTTAGTAGCATCAGCTGCAATAAGGTCTCGTTGTCATTATGTTAATAAAAAGTGGTTCAGCGGTATGTTAACGAATTGGTCGATTACCAAAACTAGACTTTCTCAATTTAGAGACTTAAGAGCAGAAGAAAAAATGGGAAAATTCCACCATCTCCCAAAAAGAGATGCGGCAATCTTAAAGAGAAAATTATCTACCTTGCAAAGATATCTCGGCGGGATCAAATATATGACGAGGTTGCCTGACATTGTGATCGTCCTTGATCAGCAAAAAGAGTATATAGCTCTTCGGGAATGTGCCATTTTGGGGATTCCTACTATTTCTTTAGTCGATACAAATTGTGACCCAGATCTTGCGAATATATCGATTCCTGCCAACGATGACACTATGACTTCAATTCGATTAATTCTTAACAAATTAGTATTTGCAATTTCTGAGGGCCGTTCTCTCTATATAAGAAATCGTTGA
- the atpH gene encoding ATP synthase CF0 C subunit (ATP synthase CF0 C chain) has translation MNPLIAAASVIAAGLAVGLASIGPGVGQGTAAGQAVEGIARQPEAEGKIRGTLLLSLAFMEALTIYGLVVALALLFANPFV, from the coding sequence ATGAATCCACTAATTGCTGCTGCTTCCGTTATTGCTGCTGGATTGGCCGTAGGGCTTGCTTCTATTGGGCCCGGAGTTGGTCAAGGTACTGCTGCAGGACAAGCTGTAGAAGGTATTGCGAGACAGCCAGAAGCAGAAGGTAAAATAAGAGGTACTTTATTGCTTAGTCTAGCTTTTATGGAAGCTTTAACAATTTATGGACTGGTTGTGGCACTAGCGCTTTTATTTGCGAACCCTTTTGTTTAA
- the rps14 gene encoding ribosomal protein S14, whose protein sequence is MAKKSLIQREKKRHKLEQKYHLIRRSSKKKIRSKVSPLSLSEKTKMQEKLQSLPRNSAPTRLHRRCFLTGRPRANYRDFGLSGHILREMVYACLLPGATRSSW, encoded by the coding sequence ATGGCAAAAAAAAGTTTGATTCAGAGGGAGAAGAAGCGGCATAAATTAGAACAAAAATATCATTTGATTCGTCGATCCTCAAAAAAAAAGATAAGAAGCAAAGTTTCCCCTTTGAGTTTGAGCGAAAAAACAAAAATGCAAGAAAAATTGCAATCCCTACCACGTAATAGTGCACCTACACGCCTTCATCGACGTTGTTTTTTAACCGGAAGACCTAGAGCTAACTATCGAGACTTTGGGCTATCCGGACACATACTTCGAGAAATGGTTTATGCATGTTTGTTACCGGGTGCAACAAGATCCAGTTGGTAA